The nucleotide window GACGGGCGCAAGGGTAAAGGCCATGATCAAGGCCCCGACCAAGGCGAATCCATATGTCACGGACATGGGCGCGAAGATCTTGCCGGGGACTCCCGTCATCGTGAACAGCGGAATGAAGGCCACGACGATGATCGCCGTCGAGAAGAAGATGGGCCGCCCGACCTGGCGCGCGGCGCGTACGATCTGTTGGTTGACCGTGAGGTTCTGAGTCTTCGCATGCGCCAGATGAAAGAAGATGCTTTCGACCATGATGAGGGTCGCGTCCACGATGATGCCGAAGTCGATGGAGCCGAGCGAGATGAGATTGGCCGATTGGCCGACCAGGACCATCATGCTGAACGTGAACAGGAGCGAGAGGGGGATGGTCAGGGCGACGATCAGGGCCGCGCGGAAATGCCCTAGGAAGACGAAGAGAATCAGGAACACCAGCACCATGCCGCTGACGAGAATATCCGTTACGGTCTCGACGGTCGTATGGATCAGCGCCGTCCGGTCGTAAAACGTCGTGACCTTCACCCCTGCCGGCAGTTTCCAGGAATTCAAGTCCTGCACCTTGGCTCGGACGCTGTCGAGGACCGGCAGGGCTTTGTAGCCGCGTTGGAGCAGCACCACGCCTTCCACGACGTCGTCCCGATCGTCGATGCCGACTTTCCCGAGGCGCACGCGATGGCCCACGGATACGGTGCCGAGCGATTTCACGAACACCGGCGTCCCGTCCTTGGACGTCACCATGACGTTTTCGATGTCTTTGAGATCGTCGATGAGTCCGAGGCCTCGAATATTGTAGTTTTGTGAACCGACCGTCAGATAATTGCCTCCGACGTTGGCGTTGCTGTTGGCGAGGGCGTGCATGACCTGGGAGAGACTCACGCCGTAGGAGATCAGTTTTCCCGGATCGATGTCGATGTGGTATTCCTTCGTCGTCCCGCCGAAGGCCGTCACGTCGATCACGCCGGGGATGCGCCGGAACTCGCGGCGCACCTGCCAGTCCTGAATCGTCTTGAGATCCGTCAGCGAGGTCGCGCCCGAACCGGTCATCTCGTATCGATAGATTTCCGCGATGGCCCACCAGGGCGACAGGCTCGGTTGCACTCCGTTCGGGAGTTGCACCGACATCAGCCGGTTCAGCACCTCCTGCCGGTCGCGGAAAATGTCCGTCCCGAAGTCGAAGTAAACCTTGATGTCGCTCAAGCCGAAGATCGAGAGGGACCGGACGTCCTTGAGACCCGGCATGCCGGTCAGCGCAACCTCGATCGGAATCGTGATCTGCCGTTCGATTTCTTCGGCCGACCAGCCCGGATTCTGAGTGATCAGCTCGACCATGGGAGGAGACGGGTCCGGATAGGCCACGATGTCGAGAAGATGAAAGGCGTAGAGGCCGCCGAAGAGAAGGGCCAAGCCCAACGTGCACAGCAGGAACCGTTGGACCAGAGAGATTTCGACAATGCGGGCGATCATGGGGCGGAGCGTCTGTCCGATGAAGAGCGAGAGGCTGGCGGCAAGATCGACTATCCTTTGGCTTGTTGTCCCTTGATGAGGACCGCGCCCTTGATGACGATCCGCTGCCCGGAGGTCAAACCCTCGACGACGCGAACCTGGTCGGGCGAGATCGGCATGACGGTCACTTCCCGTTTCACGTACCGGTCGTCCCCTTCTACGAGGTAGACGAACTGCTTGCCCTCGTCCTCGAGAACCGCTTCTCTGGGAATCGTCAGGAGCGGGGTTGTGCCGCCCACGCGCAGAACCAGACGGGCGAACATTTCCGGCTTGAGTTTGTTCTCCTGGTTGTTCACCCAGGCGCGCACTTTGATGGTTCTGGTGGTCGGATCGACGACGTCGCCGATGGCCGCGACCGTAGCCGGGAAGGCGATGCCCGGATAGGCTTCGACGATCACCTTGGCGTACTGTCCCTCCTTGACCAGAGCCAGGTCACGCTCGTAGACGTCCGCCACTACCTGCAACATGGCCAGATCGGCCACCGTGAAGAGGACTTGGCCCGGGTCGCCGCCGACGGACTGACCCGGCGTGACGGCGCGTTCGACGACGACGCCGGCCAACGGGCTCTTCAGTTCGAACCGCGAGGTGATCTTCTGTTTGTCCAACGGCTTGTTCAGCTCTTCCTGGGGAATCTTGAGGGACAACAGGCGCTCTTTAGCTCGACGGAACTCGGCACGGGCCTTGACCAGCTGGTTCTCGCTCAGCTTGAGATCCTTCAGCGGCAGGGCCTTGTTCTCGTAGAGGTCTTTCGCCAGTTCATGCGCCCGGATCGCGTATTGAAGATCCGAATCTTCCTTGACGTATTCTGAATAGGCCTGGGCGATGTCGGGGCTGTCCACCACCAGCACGACATCTCCGGCCTTGACGTGATCCCCGAGGTGCGCGCGAACCTCGACCACCCGTCCCTGCAGCGGCGAGGAAATGCGGGAATAGCGGTCCTCCCCGTAGGCGACCTTCCCCGACAGCGTCAGGTCGTGCTCGCCGGATCCCATTTCGACGGTGCCGATTTCGACCCGTGGTCTTGAATCCGCCGGCTGCGTGACGGTTTTCGGAGTGGCGGCGTTGGAATGAGGCGGCTGGTCTGCGCGGCCGCAGGCGGACAGCAGGAAGAAGGCTAAGGTTAAGGTTGAGGTTAAGGGTAAGGACGTGCCCCTGAGGAGAGACCGGACAAGTTCCTTCGAACTCATCCGATTCTGAACCTCAACCTGAACCTTCCGCTTCACGAGCGGATCTCCTGACCCACCGCGCTTTCCAATTGGAACAGATTGTGTTGATAGGTAAAAAGGGCCTCGATGTAATTTTGTTGAATGGTGCGGGAGGTGCGTGCTGCATCGAGTAGATCGAGAATGGTGGCCCCTCCCCGTTCATACGCACGTTCGACGATCGTCAAGGTCGATCGGGCGTCGTCGAGAATGCCGCCGACAAATGCTTCGACAAGCCGGCGGCTTTGAATCAAGTTTCGATAGGCGACTTCGACCTCATTTTCCACCTGATTTACCGTTTTATTCAAGTCCGCTTCTGCGGTTTGGACTGCGACCTCCGCCTGCTGGATGCCGCCTTGATTCCGGTTGAACAGGGGAATGGGGATCCCGAAATTCAGCACCCATTGCTGGGGATTGTCCGGACCCCGCGATCCTTGAATCTCATAGCCGGCGCCGACGGTGACATCGGGAACTCGATAGGCCTTGGCCAGTCGGAGGTCGGACTCCCGTTGCGACTGGGCGAACCGCTTGGCCTTGACGTCGGGTCGCAGGTCGATCGCGGTCACCCGGAGCTTGTTGATGTCCGGATCGATACGCCGGAAGTCCATGTCGGTGGTCAACTCCATGGTCGTCTTCGGGGAGAGCCTCAAGAGTTGCCGCAGATCGCCGCGCGCCACCTCGGCCTCCTGCAGGGACTGGATGACCTGAGACTGAAAATCGACCATCTGCAGCCGGATCCGGATCAAGTCCACTTCCGCGATGTACCCCTTCTTGAAGCGAATCGTATTGATGTCGAGGATGCGGGCGAATCGGTCGCGGTTCTCCTCGGCCAGATTGAGCCGGCGTTGCGCCAATTGGATACGGTAGTACGTATCCTTGACCGTGAACCCCAGCTGGCGCACAGCATCCTCGAACGCGGCTTCCGCCGATTGGGTTCCGAACGCGGCGCTCTCGATGCGATAGCCGCGTTTGCCGGCCAGCTCGAACAACTGTTGCACGATCATGGCGAGCTGCCCGCTGTTGTTCAGGTTGAATCCCTGCGTGTAGGAGCTCAGGGTGCCGATGAAGGCCACGGGGTTGGGGAAGAGCGCGGCCGTAATCTGCTGGCCCTTGTTGTAGTCGATGCCGTACTTGGTGATCAGAACGGACAGGTTCTGCTTGATGAACAGCGCGAGCGCTTCGTTGAGACTCAGCCGGATGACCGCAGGAGGCTCCGACGGCGAGGGCGGCCCTGGTAGAGATGGTGAGGCAGGCTGTGCCGCAGTGGTCGTGGAGTAACTGATGGTCAGGAGGCTGAAACCGAGAAGAATCCAGGATAGAAACCGTCGTCGAAGAGGTGCAACGGACACGAACCGTCTCCTGGCAGGGACCCGTCAATGCAGACTATTATGATGCTCCTGGGTGCTGCTCATCCCTTGAAAAATAAGGCATTATACCGTGTCCATCGCACGATGCAAAGAACCTCTGAAGAAACCGACGGTTAGACTCGGCATGGACAGACTGCTCGGCGGCCTTGAAGAGTAGAGACCTCTGTCGGATGGAGGGGGTACCGCCCCGGAACGGGGTCGGCTGTCATTCGTCAACGCCGGCCTTGGCATTGGCCGATCGCAGGTGTTTTCTGACTCTGACCTGTTCGTGATGCTTTCTCAGCAATTGACGGCGGATCGCATTGCGGTCTTCCGCCACGATTCGGACGAGCCGATCGACGTCTTCCGCATGATCACGCACCAGTTCCGAGAGTTTCTGCATCTGCGCTTCCAGCCGTTCCAGCCGCCAGAGCGCGTTCTGTAAGGAAGCGGCCTCCGATTGTTTGCCGCCGGCCGTCGTGGCCCGCTTTCCGAGGGATGAAATCACGACATCCTGCTTCATGTCAGCTCCTTTGCCCGATCCGCTCACGTCTTGACGAGCGGTAGTATCAACCGCTCGTGGCCGGATGTCAACGAATTCGGTTTCATCTTGGTCGAGCGTCCTGCTACAATCGGCCCATGAACAGCATCTTCACGATGGTGCTTGCCGGAGGGAAGGGAGAACGGCTGCAACCCTTGACGGAACATCGGGCCAAGCCGGCCGTCCCGTTCGGCGGGAAATATCGCATCATCGACTTCACCCTCAGCAATTGTTTGAATTCCGGCTTGCGCCGCGTCGCGGTGCTGATTCAGTACAAGTCTCATTCTCTCGACCGCCACATTCGGATCGGATGGGATGTGCTGAACGCCGAGTTGGGCGAATACATCGCATCGATCCCGCCGCAACAGCGCATCAGCGAAGAGTGGTACCGGGGCACCGCCGACGCGGTGTATCAGAATCTCTTCCTCCTGGAAGGCGAACAGTCCGAATATGTGCTCATCTTGGCCGGCGACCACATCTATAAGATGAACTACATGGAGATGTTTCACTGGCTGGTCGCGAAGGACGCGGACGTGGTGGTCGGAGCCATCGACATTCCTATTCAGGAGGCCGGCCGGTTCGGCGTGATGGCGGTGAACGAAGATTACCGGGTCACGCGCTTCGATGAAAAACCCACGAATCCGATTCCCATTCCGAACGATCCGAACGTGGCGTTCGGCTCGATGGGCATCTACCTGTTCCGCACCAAGAGCCTGCGTGAAGAGTTGATCGCCGACGCTAAGGAAGGCAGCGCGCACGATTTCGGGAAAAACATCATCCCCCGCATGCTTGCCAATAGAAAGGTCTATGCCTTCAAGTTTCAGGACGCCAACCGGAAGGCGGTCAAGTACTGGCGCGATATCGGAACTCTCGACGCCTATTGGGAAGCCAACCTCGACCTGGTCGCCGTAGACCCGCTCTTCAATCTGTACGACCAGCAGTGGCCGATTCGCACCTATCAGGGTCAGTTTCCTCCGGCCAAATTCGTCTTCGCCCAGGACTACCAGGGCGGCCGCATGGGCGTGGCGCTGGACTCGGTCGTCTGCGGCGGCTGCATCATCTCCGGCGGTCGCGTTCAGAACAGCGTGCTGTCTCCGAACGTCCGGATTCAGGACCATGCCGACGTCCGCGACTCCGTGATCATGGAGAATGTCGAAATCGGTGAGCACAGCCGGATTCGTCGCGCCATCATCGACAAGGACGTCGTCATTCCGGCGAAAACGGAGATCGGCTACGACCGCGAAGCGGACGCCCAGCGATTCACGGTCACGGAATCCGGGCTCGTCGTGATCTCCAAGGGAATGAAGCTGCATGCCTCCGTCGATTCATCCGGTTGACCTCATCACGGCCCTCAGACAGAAACACCTGACGCCCGCCATCGTGTTTTTGACATCTCGCCGCGCCTGCGACGAGGCGATGCAGGCCTTCGACCACACCGAAGCGCTCTTGCCTCCCGCCCGCCAGGACGCTATCGCCAAGGTGCTGGAACAGGTCATCACTCAATATCCCAGCATCGCGGAACACCCGTTGATCCCCACGGTACAGCGCATCGGCGTCGCGGCCCATCATGCCGGCCACCTTCCCTCGTGGAAAATTGCCGTGGAGGAGCTCATGCGACACGGTTGCCTGGACGCCGTGTTCGCCACCACGACCCTGGCGGCCGGCGTGGACTTTCCCGCCCGCACGGTGATCATCACGCAGTCCAGCATCCGCAAGGCGCGTGACTTCACCGACCTGACGATCGGAGAGGTCCAGCAGATCGCCGGACGGGCCGGCCGCCGCGGCAAGGACCTTGTCGGGTTCGCCATCGTGACGCCGTCGCCCTACATCGACCTGGGTGTGCTCACCAAAGGGTTCACCGGTCATCCGGAGGCGATCAACAGCCAATTCGTCATCACCTATCCGATGGTCCTCAATTTGCTCAAGGCCCACCCGCTCGATCAGATGCAGTCCATCCTCGCCAAGAGCTTTGCGCAATTTCAGTTGAACCAACGAGCCGAGGCGATCGAGCAGAAGCTGGACGACGTGCACCGGCAGATGGAGCCCTACGGCCCGCGTGTGTGCACCGATTGGATCTCCCAATGGCACATGTTCGATCAGGTCCGCCGGCAGCGGCATCATCGTCCGATGATCCAACGGCACGAGCCGCCGGAGGTGACGGCACGGTTCCACTTTCTGAGTCCCGGCCGGGTGGTGGGATTATCCAAGACTCGCGGCGTCGTCCTGCGGCAGTATCGGAGCAAGGGCCAGAAGAGCGCCATGGTCACGGTGCTCCGTCCTGACGGGGCCGTCACGGAATGTCCCGCCGCCGTCGTCACCGACGTCTTCGACCGGGTGTTGGAATGCCGGGAGTCTCCGTCCTATCCCTGGTGCACGGCCGAGAGTTTCGATCTCCTGCTGGACAGCATGAAGGATCTCCCCGGCAGGCTGCCGATCCTGCCGATTCTCGTCTCGAAAGATGATGAGCCGATCCCCGACTCGATCGTGCAAACGTTGGGTGACTTTTCCTGCCCGACCTGTCCTTCGCGGTCCGCCTGCCAAAAGGACTACGCGAACGCTTCCAAGTTGCGACAGGAACAGCAGCGGCACATGAAGTCGATTCAAGCGCTGCGCACGAGCCTGTGGCATCGGTTTCAGGAGCGGATCGAAGTGCTGCAGAAGTTCGGGTATCTCACCGCCACGGCGCAACTGACGGAAGCGGGCGAATGGGCCCGCCTCATCCGCATCGACCATTCGCTCCTCATCACCGAGCTGATTCGCGCGGAGGCCTTCACCGGCGGGGATCCGCCGCTCCTGGCGGCGGTTATGTCGAGCATTGCGCACGACGACGACCGGCCCGGCCTGTTCCCGAGAATCAGCTCGGGGCTAGGCTCATTATTAGGTCAGGTTCGAAAACTCGCCGAATCCCTCGCTCCCTATGAAGAGGCGCCGCTCTTGCGCGCAGACATCGCGGCGGTGACGGAGCGGTGGATCGGCGATCCGAACCTCACATGGATCGGCCTCTGCAAGATGACAACCATGGCCGAGGGAGACATCTACCGGCTCCTCGCCAGAACGTTGGAGTTTCTCTCGCAGCTGCACGGACTCAAGGACACGCATCCGGAGTTGGCAGACTGCGCGTCCAAGGCGATCGCCGCGCTGCGGCGCGGCGTGCTGGAAGAATTACCGTGACGACTGACGAACTCGAAACACTGCTCGCACAGCAACCGATGGCCCTGTTGCATCGCCTGGCCCGCGGCCGTGTTCACCGACACTTCCGCCTGGGCAAGCGCCGTCTGATCGAGCTGCTGCTTCGCCATTCGGCGGAAAACCGGGCCGGCTTCGAGTCGGACGTCATGGCCCTCATCGGCGAGCGGCCGGCGAAGCCGGCAGCCCCACCCTCACATCCGCTGCGCCATGCTTCCCAGGGGAAGAGCCACCACACGCCGCGCCACAAGCCTCCTCACCACGAGGCTGAGTCGCATGAGCCGTCTGCGTCGCTGGGAGAGTGGCTCTCCGGTATCGGCGTGCCGCCGCCGCAGCCGTTTGTGCCGGACGCGTGGCAAGTGGAAGCCGTGGAGCGGTTGCAGCAGACGGACGTGGTCGTGAGCGTGCCGACCGGAAGCGGCAAAACTTACGTGGCGGTGGAAGCGGCCAGACGCGCCATGGAGGACAACCGCACCGTCATCTACACATCGCCCCTCAAGGCCCTGTCCAATACCAAATTCACGGAATTCTCCCGTATCTTCGGAGCAGATCGAGTGGGGATTCTCACCGGAGACCGGCGGGACAACGGTCAGGCGCCCCTACTGATCATGACGACCGAGATCCTGCGCAACCTCCTCTATGATGCGGCAGGAGGCGAGATCGACCTGCGGCTCGACACACTCGGGCTCGTCATCATGGACGAATCCCAATACATCGCCGATCCGGAGCGAGGGGTGGTGTGGGAAGAAACCATCATCTTTTGTCCATCGCAGGCGAGACTGCTGCTTCTCTCGGCCTCGATCGGCAACCCACAAGA belongs to Nitrospira sp. and includes:
- a CDS encoding efflux RND transporter periplasmic adaptor subunit, which produces MKRKVQVEVQNRMSSKELVRSLLRGTSLPLTSTLTLAFFLLSACGRADQPPHSNAATPKTVTQPADSRPRVEIGTVEMGSGEHDLTLSGKVAYGEDRYSRISSPLQGRVVEVRAHLGDHVKAGDVVLVVDSPDIAQAYSEYVKEDSDLQYAIRAHELAKDLYENKALPLKDLKLSENQLVKARAEFRRAKERLLSLKIPQEELNKPLDKQKITSRFELKSPLAGVVVERAVTPGQSVGGDPGQVLFTVADLAMLQVVADVYERDLALVKEGQYAKVIVEAYPGIAFPATVAAIGDVVDPTTRTIKVRAWVNNQENKLKPEMFARLVLRVGGTTPLLTIPREAVLEDEGKQFVYLVEGDDRYVKREVTVMPISPDQVRVVEGLTSGQRIVIKGAVLIKGQQAKG
- a CDS encoding TolC family protein, coding for MSVAPLRRRFLSWILLGFSLLTISYSTTTAAQPASPSLPGPPSPSEPPAVIRLSLNEALALFIKQNLSVLITKYGIDYNKGQQITAALFPNPVAFIGTLSSYTQGFNLNNSGQLAMIVQQLFELAGKRGYRIESAAFGTQSAEAAFEDAVRQLGFTVKDTYYRIQLAQRRLNLAEENRDRFARILDINTIRFKKGYIAEVDLIRIRLQMVDFQSQVIQSLQEAEVARGDLRQLLRLSPKTTMELTTDMDFRRIDPDINKLRVTAIDLRPDVKAKRFAQSQRESDLRLAKAYRVPDVTVGAGYEIQGSRGPDNPQQWVLNFGIPIPLFNRNQGGIQQAEVAVQTAEADLNKTVNQVENEVEVAYRNLIQSRRLVEAFVGGILDDARSTLTIVERAYERGGATILDLLDAARTSRTIQQNYIEALFTYQHNLFQLESAVGQEIRS
- the glgC gene encoding glucose-1-phosphate adenylyltransferase; this translates as MNSIFTMVLAGGKGERLQPLTEHRAKPAVPFGGKYRIIDFTLSNCLNSGLRRVAVLIQYKSHSLDRHIRIGWDVLNAELGEYIASIPPQQRISEEWYRGTADAVYQNLFLLEGEQSEYVLILAGDHIYKMNYMEMFHWLVAKDADVVVGAIDIPIQEAGRFGVMAVNEDYRVTRFDEKPTNPIPIPNDPNVAFGSMGIYLFRTKSLREELIADAKEGSAHDFGKNIIPRMLANRKVYAFKFQDANRKAVKYWRDIGTLDAYWEANLDLVAVDPLFNLYDQQWPIRTYQGQFPPAKFVFAQDYQGGRMGVALDSVVCGGCIISGGRVQNSVLSPNVRIQDHADVRDSVIMENVEIGEHSRIRRAIIDKDVVIPAKTEIGYDREADAQRFTVTESGLVVISKGMKLHASVDSSG
- a CDS encoding DEAD/DEAH box helicase, with protein sequence MTTDELETLLAQQPMALLHRLARGRVHRHFRLGKRRLIELLLRHSAENRAGFESDVMALIGERPAKPAAPPSHPLRHASQGKSHHTPRHKPPHHEAESHEPSASLGEWLSGIGVPPPQPFVPDAWQVEAVERLQQTDVVVSVPTGSGKTYVAVEAARRAMEDNRTVIYTSPLKALSNTKFTEFSRIFGADRVGILTGDRRDNGQAPLLIMTTEILRNLLYDAAGGEIDLRLDTLGLVIMDESQYIADPERGVVWEETIIFCPSQARLLLLSASIGNPQDIADWLTSIRPVPCHLIKHSKRTVPLRAGYLHPDGKLVPLFPTLGIPHGHAGHWHPEAKRLFARYEEETMPSGRRR